The Paenibacillus sp. FSL H7-0357 nucleotide sequence AACCCGAGAGCACGCAGAAGCACGGTAACCGGGATCTTACGAGTCCGGTCGATGCGGACATACATAATGTCCTTAGCGTCGGTCTCAAGTTCCAGCCAGGCTCCGCGGTTAGGAATTACTGTGGCGGTGTAGGTTTTTTTACCGTTCTTATCCACTTTTGTGCTGAAATAGACGCTTGGAGAGCGAACCAACTGGCTGACAATAACCCGTTCCGCACCATTGATAATAAAAGTGCCGGTCTCCGTCATCAGCGGGAAATCTCCCATGAACACTTCCTGCTCTTTGACCTCACCGGTCTCCTTATTAATGAGCCGTACTTTCACCCGCAGAGGAGCCGCATATGTTACGTCCCGCTCTTTAGCGTCGTCAACCGTATATTTCGGTTCACCCAGGCTGTAATCAATGAACTCAAGTACCAAATTCCCTGTGAAATCCTGGATCGGCGAGATGTCCTGGAACATTTCCCGCAATCCTTCCTCCAAAAACCAATCATAAGATTTTTGTTGGATCTCGATCAGGTTCGGGACCTCGAGTACCTCGTTAATTCTCGCATAGCTCCGCCGAGTGCGTCGACCATACTGAACAAGATGTCCTGCCAACTTTACTCACCCCTCATGTCTACTCACTTAAAAATTGATTGCGAACCCTTGTTTGGACCATTATAATGGAACCATAACACAAGGATTCAGCCACAAATAGAGAAAAGCCCTTATCGAAATCTTTCGAAAAAAGAGCGCATCTATCCATGACCAAAATACTCCTTATCCAGTAGATTTGCCCAAAACGTACGTATTATACGTCACCAAGCAACAGTTTATGCGCTATTATCTATTTCCCCGGCGACCTTCGCCGTGGCAGTAACATAGAGAACTGAATTCGCACAAACTTGCCGTACGGCATGCGCTTGCCGGGCGACAATATATTACTTGACATTTCAGCAAACTAAAGACATGGAGCCTAGCTTAATACTGACATTTTATAATAATACCACTATCTATATCACAAGTCAATGACTAATCAACTATTTTTTTGCGCCCTGATAATACGATAGCCTTTGTCTTTCCCCACTTCTTCCACAACCGGAAACAAGCTTTCGAGTTTGGCTGCCGCTGAAGGTGCCCCCTGTTTCTTCTGGATTACAATCCACAGACTTCCACCCTCATTCAAATGCTCATACGCCTCTTCAAAAATACGATGCACTACCGCTTTGCCGGCACGTATAGGAGGATTCGTAAGTATGACATCATACTTTTGTCCCTTTACTGCAGACAACACATCGCTTTCCATAACCGTAACATTGCGGATTCCATTATGCTGGGCATTCTCGCGAGCCAGTTCGACCGCACGGCTGTTAATATCAATCATCGTAACATGGCCGCCCGGGGTCAGAAACGCTGCACTAATGCCAATCGGTCCGTACCCGCAGCCTACGTCAAGCACTGCAGATCCATCTGGAATGTCCATAGCCTCAATTAGAACACGGCTGCCATGGTCGATATCTCCTTTGGAAAAAACACCGGCGTCGCTGGTAAACCGCAGGGTTTTCCCTCTCAGAACCGTGCTTAGGGTACGTCTGTCATGACGCGCTTCCGGCTGCTGCGAGTAATAATGCTGCGACATAAGATCCTCCCTTTCATTTTGTTCTTCCTATTGTATACAGCAACCCCCTTGAACAAGTTCAAGGGGGTTGCAAGAACCGGAAAGAGAAGATTCTCCCCGGGGCATTACCTTATTGAAGCGAATTACTTCACTTCTACAGCTGCGCCTGCTTCTTCCAATTTTGCTTTGGTAGCATCGGCTTCTTCTTTGCTTACTTTTTCTTTGATTGGTTTTGGAGCGTTGTCTACGAGGTCTTTAGCTTCTTTCAAGCCCAGGCCTGTGATTTCGCGAACGATTTTGATAACGTTGATTTTGGAAGCGCCAGCGCCTGTCAAAATTACGTCAAACTCGGATTGTTCTTCTGCTACTGCTGCTACTGCGCCGCCAGCTGCTACTGGAGCTGCTGCAGTTACGCCGAATTCTTCTTCGATTGCTTTAACCAGGTCGTTCAGTTCCAATACGCTCATGCCTTTAATTTCTTCCAAAATTGTTTCTTTGCTCATGATTGAACCTCCATTTTATATTTAAATTTATTTGTGGTATTGATTATGATGCTAGAGACAAAGGCTTACGCGCTTTGTTCTTCTTTCTCAGCGACTGCTTTAACTGCAAGCGCGAAGTTGCGCACTGGAGCTTGAAGCACGCTAAGCAGCATGGACAGCAAACCATCGCGGGATGGAAGCTCAGCCAGTGCTTTCAGTTGGTCAGCGTCGATAACTTTACCTTCTACAACGCCACCCTTCAGTTTCAGAGCGTCGTTCTTCTTAGCGAAGTCGTTCAAAATCTTGGCTGCTACTACCGCATCAGTTTCACTGAATGCTACTGCTGTAGGACCAGTCAGAACTGCGTCCAACTCAGTCAAATCAGACGCCGCAGTTGCACGACGCACCAAAGAGTTCTTCAGGACTTGAAAATCAACGCCAGCTTCACGAAGCTGCTTACGCAGTTCGGTCACTTGCGAAACGTTCAATCCACGGTAGTCCGCAACAACAGTGGAAACACTGTTCTGCAGTTTGCTTGTTACAACATCAACCGCTTCCTGTTTAGCTTGGATTACTTTTGCATTTGCCATTTGTATACACCTCCTGAAAATTTATGTGACGACGATTCTTCCGGAAAATTCTCGTCGTTCCTACGCAGGCATTAGAAAAGCCTCCGCAGATTCACGAAGGCTTGATAAAACGTAAGTTACACAGGCATGCACCCGGCACTTCTTGTTTCTATCACAACACCTCGGTAGGAAATTAAGCCCTACGGCACCTACTGTCTACGGTAAGCATATTCAAGTTGAAGAATGATCACCTTAAAGTTCACAACTGTTATAGATTATCAAAGATGACTCTAGGAGTCAACCCCTATTATCTGTAAGAAGTTGTATTTACACGAGCACTCGGTCCCATAGTAGACGAAATAGCAATGTTCTTCAGGTAAACACCTTTAGCAGCAGCCGGTTTCGCACGGTTCAGAGCGTCGATGAGGGATTTAAGGTTTTCGTTCAATTGTTCAGCATTAAAGGACACTTTGCCGATAGGCGCGTGAATTTGACCGGCTTTATCAAGACGGTATTCGATCTTACCGGCTTTGATTTCTTGCACAGCCTTGGTAACGTCGAAAGTAACTGTGCCAGCTTTAGGGTTAGGCATGAGGCCTTTACCACCGAGCAGACGACCCAGTTTACCAACTTCACTCATCATATCAGGTGTAGCTACGCAGACATCAAATTCAAACCAGCCCTGTTGGATCTTGTTGATCATATCCTGATCGCCTACAAAATCCGCGCCAGCAGCTTCTGCCTCTTTCGCTTTTTCACCTTTTGCAAATACAAGCACGCGTTGTGTTTTGCCTGTGCCGTGAGGCAGGACAACAACACCACGAACAGCTTGATCTTGTTTACGCGGGTCTACACCCAGACGAACTGCTGCTTCAACGGTTTCGTCGAATTTGGCAGTTGCCGCCTTTTTCACAAGCTCTACAGCTTCTGAAGGCTCGTAAGTTGCTTCGCTGTCGATCAGCTTAGCAGATTCCATGTATTTCTTACCATGTTTAGCCATGAAAATGTTCCTCCTTTGTGGTGTTAGCGGAAATTCCTCCCACATATTGCGGTCATGAATGACCGGTGCATCGAATACATATTAGTCTTCGATTGTGATACCCATACTGCGGGCAGTACCTTCAACCATACGCATTGCAGCTTCGATAGATGCAGCGTTCAGGTCGGGCATTTTTGTTTCAGCGATTTCACGAACCGCTGCGCGGCCGAGCTTCGCTACTTTTTTC carries:
- the rplL gene encoding 50S ribosomal protein L7/L12, encoding MSKETILEEIKGMSVLELNDLVKAIEEEFGVTAAAPVAAGGAVAAVAEEQSEFDVILTGAGASKINVIKIVREITGLGLKEAKDLVDNAPKPIKEKVSKEEADATKAKLEEAGAAVEVK
- a CDS encoding class I SAM-dependent methyltransferase, coding for MSQHYYSQQPEARHDRRTLSTVLRGKTLRFTSDAGVFSKGDIDHGSRVLIEAMDIPDGSAVLDVGCGYGPIGISAAFLTPGGHVTMIDINSRAVELARENAQHNGIRNVTVMESDVLSAVKGQKYDVILTNPPIRAGKAVVHRIFEEAYEHLNEGGSLWIVIQKKQGAPSAAAKLESLFPVVEEVGKDKGYRIIRAQKNS
- the rplJ gene encoding 50S ribosomal protein L10, which encodes MANAKVIQAKQEAVDVVTSKLQNSVSTVVADYRGLNVSQVTELRKQLREAGVDFQVLKNSLVRRATAASDLTELDAVLTGPTAVAFSETDAVVAAKILNDFAKKNDALKLKGGVVEGKVIDADQLKALAELPSRDGLLSMLLSVLQAPVRNFALAVKAVAEKEEQSA
- the rplA gene encoding 50S ribosomal protein L1, coding for MAKHGKKYMESAKLIDSEATYEPSEAVELVKKAATAKFDETVEAAVRLGVDPRKQDQAVRGVVVLPHGTGKTQRVLVFAKGEKAKEAEAAGADFVGDQDMINKIQQGWFEFDVCVATPDMMSEVGKLGRLLGGKGLMPNPKAGTVTFDVTKAVQEIKAGKIEYRLDKAGQIHAPIGKVSFNAEQLNENLKSLIDALNRAKPAAAKGVYLKNIAISSTMGPSARVNTTSYR